A stretch of Anoplolepis gracilipes chromosome 12, ASM4749672v1, whole genome shotgun sequence DNA encodes these proteins:
- the LOC140671884 gene encoding BRISC complex subunit FAM175B, which translates to MADSDLLVTISGAALSLLFFENVRSAGNQMGFLLGETLEFIVKTYTDSDNQVETVKIHINVEAIVTCPLADLLHDSTDRINKEKLKDFMRDKSKQVIGWFRFRRNTTNLTLTLKDKLLHKQFASHFSGANGCKEDFFLTCLLSASTSETFGTHKFRHVFLRRNKRGIFEPISLKINNLGDDASRHDGSDYKPTPVRKSTPDGFTELIKSLNLDVVRLGGLDSAMLIQRAAEQHLMSLIPKVCESDLEVAELEKQVRELRSKIAVQQLATKSKINGENYNRISKTSRENCFLEKMDASAKNEMRIGDDARLQRDHIPCVQPVTNNRTPCRNTAASIAKSAEKSRRLGRSTPQESGNQQQETQNSFTNSRRPIPEIATESICQEGSEISMGKGRGSGRSHEFTPGMKKTRHIAGTPHMHSSCEKTTIPLEQDFSDADCPANVSLGSPVLTRSYNQVTKKTNLDKCNSIAPLDI; encoded by the exons ATGGCGGATAGCGACTTACTCGTTACGATCTCGGGCGCGGCGCTTTCGCTGCTATTCTTCGAGAATGTCCGCAGTGCCGGCAATCAG ATGGGCTTTCTTCTCGGGGAGACGCTCGAATTCATTGTCAAGACCTACACTGACTCTGACAATCAAGTGGAGACCGTCAAAATTCATATTA ATGTGGAGGCCATTGTAACATGTCCTTTGGCTGATCTTTTGCATGATTCCACTGACCGTATTAATAAGGAGaaattgaaagattttatGCGTGATAAGAGTAAACAAGTGATTGGTTGGTTCCGCTTTCGCAGAAACACTACGAATCTGACTCTTACATTAAAGGACAAGCTTCTTCACAAACAATTTGCTTCACATTTCTCTGGTGCAAATGGCTGTAAGGAGGATTTCTTTCTTACCTGCCTTCTCAGCGCTTCTACTTCTGAAACATTTGGCACTCACAAGTTCCGACATGTATTCCTCAGACGTAATAAACGAGG GATTTTTGAAccaatatctttgaaaataaataatctggGAGACGATGCATCCAGACACGATGGTTCGGATTATAAACCGACACCTGTTAGAAAGTCTACACCTGATGGCTTTACCGAACTAATAAAATCATTGAA tttggATGTAGTGAGGCTAGGTGGATTAGACTCTGCTATGCTAATTCAAAGGGCGGCTGAGCAACACTTGATGTCACTGATCCCGAAAGTGTGTGAATCTGATTTGGAGGTAGCCGAATTGGAGAAACAAGTGCGTGAATTAAGAAGCAAAATTGCAGTACAACAATTGGCTACAAAGTCAAAAATCAATGGTGAAAACTACAATAGGATATCCAAGACAAGTAGGGAGAATtgctttttagaaaaaatggaTGCTTCGGCAAAAAATGAGATGAGGATAGGTGATGACGCGCGTCTTCAAAGAGATCACATCCCTTGC gTCCAACCAGTTACCAATAATCGAACTCCCTGTCGCAATACCGCCGCCTCTATTGCTAAAAGCGCGGAGAAATCTCGTCGATTGGGGCGCAGTACTCCACAAGAAAGTGGTAATCAACAGCAAGAAACACAAAATTCTTTTACCAATAGCAGGCGTCCCATTCCGGAAATTGCTACAGAATCCATTTGTCAAGAAGGCAGTGAGATAAGCATGGGTAAGGGCAGAGGGAGCGGTCGAAGTCACGAATTCACGCCAGGCATGAAGAAAACACGACATATTGCAGGCACACCTCACATGCATTCTTCCTGCGAAAAAACCACCATACCTCTGGAACAGGATTTTTCTGATGCAGACTGCCCTGCTAATGTATCTCTTGGCTCTCCCGTTCTCACGAG ATCTTACAACCAAGtgacaaaaaagacaaatCTGGACAAGTGCAATTCAATAGCACCATTGGATATTTGA
- the Hps1 gene encoding BLOC-3 complex member HPS1 isoform X2: MRAILIFDHLNDVLFAKCNKKFANHILKLARMQGLLDDDKDTENLENSLPNSNIIMQLFSPIVTSQHVMASQFGNSYTSMKFQDGTNMVFDEYIGYTFIYIAMKEVELMRRTLGVCVSIVRHVCGPDIAILKTNWQKVCLVSSLLDAWSNLRNCEQSILTEAVEQLSVNAEVASSVLKVLHDACDKLKNSQPEFSNLHVLLLVGSKFLSLYSSKNAHDLYASDILLMILLCWVVNNKRKHDRSESNDSEGNDDNNDILLPESSASKSDETKLNFGAKLATPTSEDITNLFRGSRESSVNEGLSSLTDDDLYSQLLLLGSQHNYTANAVHIFELSDSINLITIVEATNLSISSGLCDSFHYLNLINNLQFQRDFDELKPAFENLDIAIKRVLEGIKKNRSNVSNDVDMCQKRLQTKWDFVRKKYSDLLRSRDLEVVLQIEANTSGFLETLKELLRLTCFDKNFLKQGIDVLTTVGRLVRQKLNDFSDFLKVKALKNFTLGSYLEEFPGLVHFIYIDRTTHRLVAPTLDFTSTETLALTMKKIWNMVEQSRMHLQEGHLSVMWKDTTFNYSYFLWFEDNSGCSPPKCKVYLNYVMKNFPVPGILCGDYYRKLTETCFPKLSPSKVRIYELYCVHLGLTTSTCVLEHSRRLAATIWEVTGVPNNLADIF; the protein is encoded by the exons ATGAGGGCTATATTGATATTCGATCACCTGAATGATGTGTTGTTtgcaaaatgcaataaaaaattcgcgAATCACATCTTGAAGCTGGCAAGAATGCAAGGATTGCTCGATGATGATAAG GATACTGAAAACTTGGAAAATTCCTTACCAAATTCTAATATCATAATGCAGCTATTTTCACCCATTGTTACTTCTCAGCATGTAATGGCTTCACAATTTGGAAATTCCTATACTTCTATGAAATTCCAAGATGGAACTAATATGGTTTTTGATGAATATATTGGCTatacctttatatatattgccaTGAAAGAGGTAGAGCTCATGAGACGCACACTGGGAGTATGTGTATCCATTGTACGGCATGTGTGTGGTCCAGATATTGCAAT ATTGAAAACCAATTGGCAGAAGGTGTGCCTAGTATCTTCTTTACTAGATGCGTGGtctaatttaagaaattgtgaACAAAGTATACTGACAGAAGCAGTGGAACAGTTATCTGTAAATGCAGAGGTAGCTTCCTCAGTTTTGAAGGTGTTACATGATGCCTGTGacaagttaaaaaattcaCAACCCGAATTTAGCAATCTGCATGTGCTACTTTTAGTGGGTTCTAAGTTTTTGTCACTGTACTCCAGCAAAAACGCTCATGATTTATACGCCTCGGATATTTTGTTGATGATACTATTGTGCTGGGTGGTAAATAACAAACGAAAGCATGATCGATCGGAGAGTAATGATAGCGAAGGTAATGATGATAACAATGATATCCTGTTACCAGAAAGCAGTGCTTCTAAAAGTGATGAAACCAAATTAAACTTTGGAGCTAAACTAGCTACTCCTACCTCAGAGGATATTACAAATCTTTTTC GAGGTTCCAGAGAGTCTTCTGTGAACGAAGGCCTTTCGTCCTTAACTGACGATGACCTTTATAGCCAATTGCTCCTTCTTGGCAGTCAACATAATTACACAGCTAATGCAGTTCATATCTTCGAATTATCAGATTCCATCAACTTAATAACAATCGTTGAAGCCACAAATCTTTCCATTTCTTCAGGATTATGTGACAGTttccattatttaaatttgataaacaaTCTGCAGTTTCAACGAGACTTCGATGAATTAAAGCCTGCTTTTGAGAATCTCGATATAGCGATAAAAAGAGTGTTGGAAGGAATTAAAAAGAATCGTTCTAATGTCAGTAACGATGTCGATATGTGTCAAAAAAGGTTGCAAACTAAGTGGGACTTTGttcgaaaaaaatacagtGATTTATTGCGCTCTAGAGATTTGGAAGTGGTTCTGCAGATCGAGGCTAACACTTCCGGCTTTCTGGAAACTCTGAAAGAATTATTACGTTTGACctgttttgataaaaattttcttaagcAAGGAATTGACGTTCTGACGACGGTTGGTAGACTCGTGAGGCAAAAGCTAAATGATTTCAGCGATTTTCTGAAAGTTAAAGCCCTGAAGAACTTTACCCTAGGATC GTATCTTGAAGAGTTTCCGGGTCTGGTACACTTCATCTACATCGACAGAACGACCCACAGACTCGTTGCACCTACGTTAGATTTCACGAGTACAGAGACGCTCGCTCTTACGATGAAAAAA atTTGGAACATGGTCGAACAAAGTAGAATGCATTTACAAGAAGGTCATTTATCAGTTATGTGGAAAGATAccacatttaattattcttacttTCTATGGTTCGAGGACAATTCT gGCTGTTCACCACCAAAATGTAAAGTCTATCTCAATTAtgtgatgaaaaattttccgGTACCGGGTATACTTTGTGGAGATTATTACag GAAACTAACTGAGACGTGTTTTCCCAAACTTTCGCCGAGCAAGGTTCGGATCTACGAATTGTATTGTGTGCATTTAGGATTGACCACATCGACTTGCGTTCTGGAACACTCCCGAAGACTGGCAGCTACTATCTGGGAAGTTACTGGCGTACCGAACAATCTTGCagatatattctaa
- the Hps1 gene encoding BLOC-3 complex member HPS1 isoform X1 — MRAILIFDHLNDVLFAKCNKKFANHILKLARMQGLLDDDKDTENLENSLPNSNIIMQLFSPIVTSQHVMASQFGNSYTSMKFQDGTNMVFDEYIGYTFIYIAMKEVELMRRTLGVCVSIVRHVCGPDIAILKTNWQKVCLVSSLLDAWSNLRNCEQSILTEAVEQLSVNAEVASSVLKVLHDACDKLKNSQPEFSNLHVLLLVGSKFLSLYSSKNAHDLYASDILLMILLCWVVNNKRKHDRSESNDSEGNDDNNDILLPESSASKSDETKLNFGAKLATPTSEDITNLFRGSRESSVNEGLSSLTDDDLYSQLLLLGSQHNYTANAVHIFELSDSINLITIVEATNLSISSGLCDSFHYLNLINNLQFQRDFDELKPAFENLDIAIKRVLEGIKKNRSNVSNDVDMCQKRLQTKWDFVRKKYSDLLRSRDLEVVLQIEANTSGFLETLKELLRLTCFDKNFLKQGIDVLTTVGRLVRQKLNDFSDFLKVKALKNFTLGSSLTINKYLEEFPGLVHFIYIDRTTHRLVAPTLDFTSTETLALTMKKIWNMVEQSRMHLQEGHLSVMWKDTTFNYSYFLWFEDNSGCSPPKCKVYLNYVMKNFPVPGILCGDYYRKLTETCFPKLSPSKVRIYELYCVHLGLTTSTCVLEHSRRLAATIWEVTGVPNNLADIF, encoded by the exons ATGAGGGCTATATTGATATTCGATCACCTGAATGATGTGTTGTTtgcaaaatgcaataaaaaattcgcgAATCACATCTTGAAGCTGGCAAGAATGCAAGGATTGCTCGATGATGATAAG GATACTGAAAACTTGGAAAATTCCTTACCAAATTCTAATATCATAATGCAGCTATTTTCACCCATTGTTACTTCTCAGCATGTAATGGCTTCACAATTTGGAAATTCCTATACTTCTATGAAATTCCAAGATGGAACTAATATGGTTTTTGATGAATATATTGGCTatacctttatatatattgccaTGAAAGAGGTAGAGCTCATGAGACGCACACTGGGAGTATGTGTATCCATTGTACGGCATGTGTGTGGTCCAGATATTGCAAT ATTGAAAACCAATTGGCAGAAGGTGTGCCTAGTATCTTCTTTACTAGATGCGTGGtctaatttaagaaattgtgaACAAAGTATACTGACAGAAGCAGTGGAACAGTTATCTGTAAATGCAGAGGTAGCTTCCTCAGTTTTGAAGGTGTTACATGATGCCTGTGacaagttaaaaaattcaCAACCCGAATTTAGCAATCTGCATGTGCTACTTTTAGTGGGTTCTAAGTTTTTGTCACTGTACTCCAGCAAAAACGCTCATGATTTATACGCCTCGGATATTTTGTTGATGATACTATTGTGCTGGGTGGTAAATAACAAACGAAAGCATGATCGATCGGAGAGTAATGATAGCGAAGGTAATGATGATAACAATGATATCCTGTTACCAGAAAGCAGTGCTTCTAAAAGTGATGAAACCAAATTAAACTTTGGAGCTAAACTAGCTACTCCTACCTCAGAGGATATTACAAATCTTTTTC GAGGTTCCAGAGAGTCTTCTGTGAACGAAGGCCTTTCGTCCTTAACTGACGATGACCTTTATAGCCAATTGCTCCTTCTTGGCAGTCAACATAATTACACAGCTAATGCAGTTCATATCTTCGAATTATCAGATTCCATCAACTTAATAACAATCGTTGAAGCCACAAATCTTTCCATTTCTTCAGGATTATGTGACAGTttccattatttaaatttgataaacaaTCTGCAGTTTCAACGAGACTTCGATGAATTAAAGCCTGCTTTTGAGAATCTCGATATAGCGATAAAAAGAGTGTTGGAAGGAATTAAAAAGAATCGTTCTAATGTCAGTAACGATGTCGATATGTGTCAAAAAAGGTTGCAAACTAAGTGGGACTTTGttcgaaaaaaatacagtGATTTATTGCGCTCTAGAGATTTGGAAGTGGTTCTGCAGATCGAGGCTAACACTTCCGGCTTTCTGGAAACTCTGAAAGAATTATTACGTTTGACctgttttgataaaaattttcttaagcAAGGAATTGACGTTCTGACGACGGTTGGTAGACTCGTGAGGCAAAAGCTAAATGATTTCAGCGATTTTCTGAAAGTTAAAGCCCTGAAGAACTTTACCCTAGGATC TTCCCTAACTATCAACAAGTATCTTGAAGAGTTTCCGGGTCTGGTACACTTCATCTACATCGACAGAACGACCCACAGACTCGTTGCACCTACGTTAGATTTCACGAGTACAGAGACGCTCGCTCTTACGATGAAAAAA atTTGGAACATGGTCGAACAAAGTAGAATGCATTTACAAGAAGGTCATTTATCAGTTATGTGGAAAGATAccacatttaattattcttacttTCTATGGTTCGAGGACAATTCT gGCTGTTCACCACCAAAATGTAAAGTCTATCTCAATTAtgtgatgaaaaattttccgGTACCGGGTATACTTTGTGGAGATTATTACag GAAACTAACTGAGACGTGTTTTCCCAAACTTTCGCCGAGCAAGGTTCGGATCTACGAATTGTATTGTGTGCATTTAGGATTGACCACATCGACTTGCGTTCTGGAACACTCCCGAAGACTGGCAGCTACTATCTGGGAAGTTACTGGCGTACCGAACAATCTTGCagatatattctaa
- the Rpl4 gene encoding large ribosomal subunit protein uL4: MSLSTARPIITVYTDKNEASSDVLSLPSVFKAPIRPDIVNVVHQLISTNSRQPYCVSKEAGHQTSAESWGTGRAVARIPRVRGGGTHRSGQGAFGNMCRGGRMFAPTKPWRRWHHRVNVNQKRYALVSAIAASGVPALVQSKGHMIEEVPEFPLVVSDKIQEYTKTKQAVIFLRRIKAWNDIQKVYKSQRFRAGKGKMRNRRRIHRRGPLIVYGQDQGIRKAFRNIPGVSLMNINKMNLLKLAPGGHVGRFVIWTKSAFEQLDALYGTWRKESQLKKGYNLPFPKMANTDLSRLLKSEEIRKVLRAPRKKVVRRVKKLNPLVNTRAMLRLNPYAAVLKRAAILTAEKRQHERDRVLAEKRGITLPKDALASKALVLQKRRKQQLAKIKQLKPRVKKTSAKKTEKDTAKTATSKQPAKK, encoded by the exons ATg tcGTTATCAACGGCGCGACCGATTATTACGGTATATACCGACAAGAATGAGGCATCGAGTGATGTACTTTCTCTGCCATCTGTTTTCAAAGCTCCGATTCGCCCAGACATTGTCAACGTTGTTCACCAGTTGATTTCTACCAATAGTAGACAACCCTATTGTGTCTCTAAAGAAGCTG GTCATCAAACTTCTGCTGAATCATGGGGCACTGGACGAGCTGTGGCACGTATACCTCGTGTACGTGGCGGTGGTACCCACCGTTCTGGTCAGGGTGCGTTTGGTAACATGTGCCGAGGAGGACGCATGTTCGCTCCTACTAAGCCATGGCGACGCTGGCATCATCGTGTCAACGTTAATCAGAAACGTTATGCCCTCGTTTCTGCTATTGCTGCATCTGGTGTTCCTGCACTTGTACAATCTAAAG gACACATGATCGAAGAAGTCCCAGAGTTTCCTCTGGTTGTTTCTGATAAAATTCAAGAGTACACGAAAACCAAGCAAGCTGTCATCTTTTTAAGACGCATCAAAGCTTGGAATGATATTCAAAAG gtaTACAAATCTCAACGTTTTCGTGCTGGCAAAGGTAAAATGCGCAATCGCCGACGCATCCACCGACGTGGACCTCTAATTGTTTATGGTCAAGATCAG GGTATCCGTAAAGCTTTCCGCAACATTCCTGGCGTCAGTCTGATGAACATCAACAAGATGAATCTTTTGAAATTGGCACCAGGTGGCCATGTTGGACGTTTCGTTATTTGGACGAAATCTGCTTTTGAACAATTAGACGCTCTTTATGGAACCTGGCGTAAAGAATCACAACTTAAGAAAGGATATAATTTGCCATTTCCTAAAATGGCTAACACTGATTTATCCAGACTCTTGAAATCTGAAGAAATTCGGAAAGTTCTAAGGGCTCCTag gaaGAAGGTGGTGCGCAGAGTGAAGAAATTGAACCCGTTGGTCAACACGCGGGCTATGCTGCGTCTCAATCCGTATGCAGCCGTTTTGAAACGTGCTGCCATTTTGACCGCGGAAAAGCGTCAACATGAGAGAGATCGTGTTCTCGCTGAAAAACGAGGC ATAACATTGCCGAAGGACGCACTGGCATCGAAGGCTCTTGTTCTTCAGAAGAGGAGGAAACAACAACTTGCTAAAATCAAGCAGTTGAAGCCTCGAGTGAAGAAAACTTCGGCAAAGAAAACTGAAAAAGATACCGCGAAAACTGCTACTTCCAAGCAGCCAGCTAAGAAATGA
- the LOC140671569 gene encoding uncharacterized protein isoform X3, which yields MEPTRVPRGPGPRLVFLFATLVLTFAATGLLCGAIMSDHWEEIGWDKEDLIHANVNLTWYLDGQVAMLKSSVSRRTNRVTKSSSFLVPMHGGIWIMCVTLSEEEIQLLGQVGFPQERCINYLTPDDAHEEIRVAWQNRMQNLSISCSLVCLIILGCAALIGFFGLCRHQISAVLVTGVMYLLAATFALFTLTIIHFKRDHGTKLVMDGGPEDGVIGMPVPRSILKARKFTTAWSMDLGWGGVTLCALASVAWILLSKIMRFSPIAAMIA from the exons ATGGAGCCGACCCGCGTACCCCGGGGCCCCGGTCCGCGCCTCGTCTTCCTCTTCGCCACGCTCGTCTTGACTTTCGCAG cgACGGGGCTCTTATGCGGTGCGATAATGTCGGATCATTGGGAAGAGATCGGCTGGGACAAAGAAGATCTAATTCACGCGAACGTTAATCTCACGTGGTATCTGGACGGTCAGGTGGCAATGCTAAAGTCTTCCGTTAGTCGTCGAACTAATCGTGTTACCAAAAGTTCATCCTTTTTGGTCCCCATGCACGGCGGGATTTGGATTATGTGTGTTACATTGTCAG AGGAAGAAATACAGCTGTTAGGTCAGGTGGGCTTTCCGCAAGAAAGATGCATCAATTATTTGACACCAGATGATGCGCACGAAGAAATACGCGTAGCTTGGCAAAATC GAATGCAGAATCTGAGTATCTCGTGCTCTTTAGTGTGCCTAATCATTCTAGGATGTGCCGCACTTATAGGATTTTTCGGATTATGCAGACATCAGATATCGGCTGTGCTCGTGACGGGAGTAATGTACCTTCTTGCAG CAACTTTCGCGTTATTTACGCTGACGATCATTCATTTCAAGAGGGACCACGGGACCAAATTAGTAATGGACGGAGGTCCTGAGGACGGCGTAATCGGCATGCCTGTTCCTCGCAGCATCCTCAAGGCCAGAAAGTTCACTACCGCATGGAGCATGGATCTAGGATGGGGGGGTGTCACCCTCTGTGCCCTCGCGTCGGTCGCCTGGATCCTCCTCAGTAAGATCATGCGATTCAGCCCGATCGCCGCCATGATCGCGTAG
- the LOC140671569 gene encoding uncharacterized protein isoform X2, which yields MEPTRVPRGPGPRLVFLFATLVLTFAATGLLCGAIMSDHWEEIGWDKEDLIHANVNLTWYLDGQVAMLKSSVSRRTNRVTKSSSFLVPMHGGIWIMCVTLSEEEIQLLGQVGFPQERCINYLTPDDAHEEIRVAWQNRMQNLSISCSLVCLIILGCAALIGFFGLCRHQISAVLVTGVMYLLAGLSLGFISATFALFTLTIIHFKRDHGTKLVMDGGPEDGVIGMPVPRSILKARKFTTAWSMDLGWGGVTLCALASVAWILLSKIMRFSPIAAMIA from the exons ATGGAGCCGACCCGCGTACCCCGGGGCCCCGGTCCGCGCCTCGTCTTCCTCTTCGCCACGCTCGTCTTGACTTTCGCAG cgACGGGGCTCTTATGCGGTGCGATAATGTCGGATCATTGGGAAGAGATCGGCTGGGACAAAGAAGATCTAATTCACGCGAACGTTAATCTCACGTGGTATCTGGACGGTCAGGTGGCAATGCTAAAGTCTTCCGTTAGTCGTCGAACTAATCGTGTTACCAAAAGTTCATCCTTTTTGGTCCCCATGCACGGCGGGATTTGGATTATGTGTGTTACATTGTCAG AGGAAGAAATACAGCTGTTAGGTCAGGTGGGCTTTCCGCAAGAAAGATGCATCAATTATTTGACACCAGATGATGCGCACGAAGAAATACGCGTAGCTTGGCAAAATC GAATGCAGAATCTGAGTATCTCGTGCTCTTTAGTGTGCCTAATCATTCTAGGATGTGCCGCACTTATAGGATTTTTCGGATTATGCAGACATCAGATATCGGCTGTGCTCGTGACGGGAGTAATGTACCTTCTTGCAG GATTATCGTTGGGTTTCATTTCAGCAACTTTCGCGTTATTTACGCTGACGATCATTCATTTCAAGAGGGACCACGGGACCAAATTAGTAATGGACGGAGGTCCTGAGGACGGCGTAATCGGCATGCCTGTTCCTCGCAGCATCCTCAAGGCCAGAAAGTTCACTACCGCATGGAGCATGGATCTAGGATGGGGGGGTGTCACCCTCTGTGCCCTCGCGTCGGTCGCCTGGATCCTCCTCAGTAAGATCATGCGATTCAGCCCGATCGCCGCCATGATCGCGTAG
- the LOC140671569 gene encoding uncharacterized protein isoform X1 — protein MEPTRVPRGPGPRLVFLFATLVLTFAATGLLCGAIMSDHWEEIGWDKEDLIHANVNLTWYLDGQVAMLKSSVSRRTNRVTKSSSFLVPMHGGIWIMCVTLSEEEIQLLGQVGFPQERCINYLTPDDAHEEIRVAWQNRMQNLSISCSLVCLIILGCAALIGFFGLCRHQISAVLVTGVMYLLAGITVYIILIRLLMYSVAIKATMIQLGLSLGFISATFALFTLTIIHFKRDHGTKLVMDGGPEDGVIGMPVPRSILKARKFTTAWSMDLGWGGVTLCALASVAWILLSKIMRFSPIAAMIA, from the exons ATGGAGCCGACCCGCGTACCCCGGGGCCCCGGTCCGCGCCTCGTCTTCCTCTTCGCCACGCTCGTCTTGACTTTCGCAG cgACGGGGCTCTTATGCGGTGCGATAATGTCGGATCATTGGGAAGAGATCGGCTGGGACAAAGAAGATCTAATTCACGCGAACGTTAATCTCACGTGGTATCTGGACGGTCAGGTGGCAATGCTAAAGTCTTCCGTTAGTCGTCGAACTAATCGTGTTACCAAAAGTTCATCCTTTTTGGTCCCCATGCACGGCGGGATTTGGATTATGTGTGTTACATTGTCAG AGGAAGAAATACAGCTGTTAGGTCAGGTGGGCTTTCCGCAAGAAAGATGCATCAATTATTTGACACCAGATGATGCGCACGAAGAAATACGCGTAGCTTGGCAAAATC GAATGCAGAATCTGAGTATCTCGTGCTCTTTAGTGTGCCTAATCATTCTAGGATGTGCCGCACTTATAGGATTTTTCGGATTATGCAGACATCAGATATCGGCTGTGCTCGTGACGGGAGTAATGTACCTTCTTGCAGGTATAActgtttatatcattttgataaGATTACTTATGTATAGTGTAGCAATCAAAGCAACGATGATTCAATTAGGATTATCGTTGGGTTTCATTTCAGCAACTTTCGCGTTATTTACGCTGACGATCATTCATTTCAAGAGGGACCACGGGACCAAATTAGTAATGGACGGAGGTCCTGAGGACGGCGTAATCGGCATGCCTGTTCCTCGCAGCATCCTCAAGGCCAGAAAGTTCACTACCGCATGGAGCATGGATCTAGGATGGGGGGGTGTCACCCTCTGTGCCCTCGCGTCGGTCGCCTGGATCCTCCTCAGTAAGATCATGCGATTCAGCCCGATCGCCGCCATGATCGCGTAG